A region from the Marinobacter bohaiensis genome encodes:
- a CDS encoding DUF423 domain-containing protein, whose product MTAERRILRWALLLGALAALTGVMAGAFGAHGLRQSVTPRSLEVFQTGVTYQMYHALGLLAVALLGLAGLGRRWLTLAGGFFVLGIVLFSGSLYGLVLLQWTTLGPVTPIGGLCFMIGWVCLMIAAVKRQPEDDQRVDPTER is encoded by the coding sequence GTGACTGCTGAGCGCCGGATCCTGCGCTGGGCCCTGTTGTTGGGCGCTCTCGCCGCGCTGACCGGGGTTATGGCCGGAGCCTTTGGCGCGCATGGCCTGCGCCAGTCGGTGACGCCCCGCAGCCTGGAGGTCTTCCAGACCGGCGTCACCTACCAGATGTACCACGCCCTGGGGCTTTTAGCCGTGGCCCTGCTGGGGCTGGCGGGCCTGGGCCGGCGCTGGCTGACCCTCGCCGGCGGTTTCTTTGTGCTGGGCATCGTGCTGTTCAGCGGCAGCCTGTACGGGCTGGTGCTGCTGCAGTGGACGACCCTGGGCCCGGTCACTCCGATCGGAGGCCTGTGTTTCATGATCGGCTGGGTCTGTCTGATGATCGCGGCCGTCAAGCGACAACCGGAGGACGATC